The following proteins come from a genomic window of Castor canadensis chromosome 17, mCasCan1.hap1v2, whole genome shotgun sequence:
- the Tm4sf1 gene encoding transmembrane 4 L6 family member 1, which yields MCYGKCARCVGHCLAGLAVLCIVANILLYFPNGETKYATENHLSRFVWFFSGIVGGGLLMFLPAFVFIGLEEEDCCGCCGHELCGKRCAMLSSVLAALVGIAGSGYCVIVAALGLAEGPLCADSQGQWNYTFAHTEGEYLVDPSTWTQCYEPQHVVEWNVTLFSILLALGGIEFILCLIQVINGVLGGICGYCCSRQQQYNC from the exons ATGTGCTATGGCAAATGTGCGCGATGTGTTGGACACTGCCTGGCAGGGCTTGCTGTCCTCTGCATCGTGGCTaatattctgctttattttcccAACGGGGAAACAAAATATGCCACTGAAAACCACCTCAGCCGTTTCGTGTGGTTCTTTTCGGGCATCGTGGGCGGGGGCTTGCTG ATGTTCCTGCCTGCCTTCGTGTTCATCgggctggaggaggaggactGCTGCGGCTGCTGTGGCCATGAGCTCTGTGGCAAGAGATGCGCG atGCTGTCCTCAGTCCTGGCTGCGCTCGTCGGGATCGCAGGATCAGGTTACTGTGTCATCGTGGCAGCCCTGGGTTTGGCAGAAGGACCTCTGTGTGCCGACTCCCAAGGCCAGTGGAACTACACCTTTGCCCACACGGAGGGAGA GTACCTCGTGGACCCCTCCACGTGGACCCAGTGCTATGAACCCCAGCACGTCGTGGAGTGGAACGTAACCCTGTTCTCCATCCTCTTGGCTCTTGGTGGAATCGAATTCATCTTGTGCCTCATTCAAGTCATAAACGGCGTCCTCGGAGGCATCTGTGGGTATTGCTGCTCTCGCCAGCAG CAATACAACTGCTAA